The following are encoded together in the bacterium genome:
- the gatA gene encoding Asp-tRNA(Asn)/Glu-tRNA(Gln) amidotransferase subunit GatA gives MSLSPTHWSIAEAVRRVVAGDISASKIVDAHLDRITERRGLNAYLRVTDTDARMQAAAIDGKRAAGRPLGPLAGAIVAIKDNIAMPGVPCTCGSRMLANWKPPYEATVVSRLKAADAIIIGKTNLDEFAMGSSTENSFFGPSRNPHDPRRVPGGSSGGSAVAVADFQAMGSLGSDTGGSIRTPAGFCGVVGLKPTYGSVSRWGLVAFASSLDQIGPFGRSIADVRAVFDVIKGHDPHDSTSMPLSDGRPLPERLTIGLPREYYGEGLDPEVAAAVNEARARLERQGHRFVDVSLPHTKYTIAAYYVICTAEASSNLARYDGVKYGHRTGTARDLIEMYEKTRNEGFGAEVKRRILLGTYVLSAGYFDAYYGTAQKVRALIADDFRRAFESCDCLLTPTAPTVAFKLGERTEDPLAMYLSDIYTTSINLAGVPAVSVPCGKSSSGLPIGAQLIGRPFEEHIILSAGETIERF, from the coding sequence GACACCGACGCCCGTATGCAGGCGGCGGCGATCGACGGGAAGCGCGCCGCCGGCCGTCCCCTCGGGCCGCTGGCCGGGGCGATCGTGGCGATCAAGGACAACATCGCAATGCCCGGCGTGCCCTGCACCTGCGGCTCGCGCATGCTCGCAAACTGGAAGCCCCCCTACGAGGCCACGGTCGTCTCGCGCCTGAAAGCCGCCGATGCCATCATCATCGGCAAGACCAACCTCGATGAGTTCGCCATGGGCTCATCCACCGAGAATTCCTTCTTTGGTCCGTCGCGCAATCCCCATGATCCCCGCCGAGTGCCGGGCGGTTCCTCGGGCGGGTCGGCGGTCGCCGTCGCCGACTTTCAGGCGATGGGCTCCCTTGGCTCCGACACCGGCGGCTCGATTCGCACCCCCGCCGGATTCTGCGGCGTGGTCGGCCTCAAGCCGACCTACGGCTCCGTCTCACGCTGGGGGCTGGTCGCCTTTGCCTCGTCGCTGGACCAGATCGGCCCCTTCGGACGCTCGATCGCCGATGTCCGCGCCGTCTTCGATGTCATCAAGGGGCATGATCCCCACGACTCAACATCGATGCCGCTAAGCGATGGCCGTCCGCTTCCCGAACGGCTGACCATCGGCCTGCCGCGCGAATACTACGGCGAGGGGCTTGATCCCGAAGTCGCCGCGGCGGTCAACGAGGCCCGGGCGCGTCTCGAACGGCAGGGGCACCGTTTTGTCGACGTCTCATTGCCGCACACCAAGTACACCATTGCCGCCTACTACGTCATCTGCACCGCCGAGGCCTCCTCCAACCTGGCCCGCTATGACGGCGTCAAGTATGGCCACCGGACCGGTACGGCCCGCGACCTGATCGAGATGTATGAGAAGACCCGCAACGAGGGATTCGGGGCCGAGGTCAAGCGCCGCATTCTCCTGGGCACCTATGTCCTTTCCGCCGGGTACTTCGATGCCTACTATGGCACCGCGCAGAAGGTCCGCGCGCTGATCGCCGATGATTTCCGCCGCGCCTTCGAGAGTTGCGACTGCCTGCTCACGCCGACCGCGCCGACCGTCGCCTTCAAGCTCGGCGAACGCACCGAGGACCCGCTGGCGATGTATCTGTCCGACATCTACACGACGTCGATCAATCTTGCCGGCGTGCCGGCCGTGTCGGTGCCTTGCGGCAAATCCTCCAGCGGGCTGCCGATCGGCGCGCAGTTGATTGGACGCCCCTTTGAGGAACACATCATTCTGAGCGCCGGGGAAACCATCGAGCGATTCTGA
- the gatB gene encoding Asp-tRNA(Asn)/Glu-tRNA(Gln) amidotransferase subunit GatB, producing MKYEPVIGLEVHAQLLTETKIFCGCRAAYGAEPNTQTCPVCLGLPGALPVLNRRAVEYAMRMILAVGGTVNRESIFARKNYFYPDLPKGYQISQYDRPLGEGGAVTFLDDGAEIAIGLIRIHLEEDAGKSFHPEYAHDADATWVDMNRCGVPLIEIVSKPDIRSPRQAGLYLTRLRQTLEYLGICTGNMEEGALRCDANVSIRPVGDPRFGTRTEVKNMNSIRGVERALAFEIERQTRLVESGGVVVQQTMLWDERAQSAHPMRSKEESSDYRYFPDPDLLPLRVSKAWIEDVRRSLPELPGARAARLASQYGIPDYDAAVLTDTRALADFFEETVRHFPDGKKVSNWIMTEVLRVTREKGITIDRLPVTPAALGEMFNLVAKGTISGKMAKEIFDQMAATGRTARDIVASSGLVQISTDAELLPVIDRVLSEHADQVALYHAGKTQLFGFFVGQTMKLTQGAANPGKVSELLRQRLNEQC from the coding sequence ATGAAATACGAGCCCGTCATCGGACTGGAAGTCCACGCGCAGCTTTTGACCGAGACCAAGATCTTCTGCGGTTGCCGCGCCGCCTATGGCGCCGAACCGAACACCCAGACCTGTCCGGTCTGTCTCGGGCTGCCCGGCGCGCTGCCGGTGCTCAACCGCCGCGCGGTCGAATACGCGATGAGGATGATTCTCGCCGTCGGCGGGACCGTCAATCGCGAATCGATCTTCGCGCGCAAGAACTACTTCTATCCCGACCTGCCCAAGGGTTACCAGATCTCGCAGTATGACCGCCCGCTCGGCGAAGGTGGCGCGGTCACCTTCCTCGACGACGGCGCCGAGATTGCAATCGGCCTTATCCGCATCCACCTCGAAGAGGACGCCGGCAAGTCGTTTCATCCCGAATACGCGCATGACGCCGACGCCACCTGGGTCGACATGAACCGCTGCGGCGTGCCGTTGATCGAGATTGTCAGCAAACCCGACATCCGCTCCCCGCGCCAGGCAGGGCTCTACCTGACCCGCCTGCGCCAGACCCTCGAATACCTCGGCATCTGCACCGGCAACATGGAGGAGGGGGCGCTGCGCTGCGACGCGAATGTCTCGATTCGTCCGGTCGGTGACCCACGGTTCGGCACCCGCACCGAAGTGAAAAACATGAATTCGATCCGCGGCGTCGAACGCGCCCTCGCCTTCGAGATTGAGCGCCAGACCCGGCTGGTCGAATCCGGCGGCGTCGTGGTCCAGCAGACGATGCTGTGGGACGAGCGGGCGCAATCGGCCCACCCGATGCGCTCCAAGGAGGAGTCGTCGGATTACCGCTATTTCCCCGACCCCGATCTGCTGCCGTTGCGTGTGTCGAAGGCCTGGATCGAGGACGTGCGCCGCTCGCTGCCCGAATTGCCCGGCGCGCGCGCCGCGCGCCTGGCGTCGCAGTATGGCATCCCCGACTACGACGCGGCCGTGCTCACCGACACCCGCGCGCTGGCCGATTTCTTCGAGGAGACAGTCCGCCATTTTCCCGACGGCAAGAAAGTCTCGAACTGGATCATGACCGAGGTCCTGCGCGTCACCAGGGAGAAGGGGATCACCATCGATCGGTTGCCGGTAACCCCCGCCGCTCTCGGCGAGATGTTCAACTTGGTGGCGAAAGGCACGATTTCCGGCAAGATGGCCAAGGAGATCTTCGATCAGATGGCCGCCACCGGACGCACCGCCCGCGACATCGTTGCCTCATCGGGGCTCGTCCAGATCTCGACCGATGCCGAGTTGCTGCCCGTCATCGACCGCGTGCTGTCCGAACACGCCGACCAGGTCGCTCTCTACCACGCCGGCAAGACACAACTGTTCGGCTTCTTCGTCGGCCAGACGATGAAATTGACGCAGGGCGCCGCCAATCCCGGCAAAGTGAGCGAACTGCTCAGGCAGCGGTTGAACGAACAGTGTTAG